One genomic segment of Styela clava chromosome 3, kaStyClav1.hap1.2, whole genome shotgun sequence includes these proteins:
- the LOC120342699 gene encoding uncharacterized protein LOC120342699: MAEGGRQPPVINVQLPAINVHYQEGTRFAGDNVGQKTKVQAGEIGQIVIPTPASNEQTPNRYSSCDVTDDIARMNLTQAMDFVTYDKQVSHIEAVNEQTTFVLKHHLVAARLFKA, from the exons ATGGCTGAAGGAGGGCGCCAGCCTCCAGTTATTAATGTTCAACTGCCAGCTATTAATGTCCATTATCAGGAAGGAACGAGATTTGCTGGCGACAATGTTGG gcaGAAGACCAAAGTCCAGGCTGGCGAAATCGGTCAGATTGTCATTCCAACACCAG CATCGAACGAGCAAACACCAAATCGCTATTCTTCCTGTGACGTCACTGATGATATTGCAAGAATGAATCTGACCCAAGCAATGGATTTCGTTACATATGATAAGCAGGTTTCCCATATTGAAGCTGTAAACGAGCAGACCACTTTTGTGTTGAAACATCATTTGGTGGCTGCAAGACTCTTCAAGGCTTGA